The following coding sequences are from one Schizosaccharomyces osmophilus chromosome 1, complete sequence window:
- the wtf13 gene encoding wtf meiotic driver (syntenic with wtf22 in CBS 15792): protein MKNNYAPVSSSEASYKTLNDEKSGIQSSDGTPPPYSDSYKFIDLEMADGPAQSSAEESANKYKRALENFVILSYILIFGFYLSLVCFYVLFFVYKFPVKAQVHWGLFGGSITSVMLLLADSIAINSINSIKCELLIGNMLVAAFHTVVFDAFCLASSFGLKKYGMFENLNPAVYWLIFITINTFLFLVLTTNQKARECMNSNLVNGISGLAKGISGLANALSCTFEKFNAQDERHSNEEIELQPLDDQRTEF from the exons atgaagaataaTTACGCTCCCGTTTCGAGTTCGGAAGCCTCCTATAAAacgctcaatgatgaaaagtcaGGCATTCAATCTTCAGATGGCACACCGCCTCCATATTCAG ATTCATACAAATTCATTGATTTGGAGATGGCTGATGGACCCGCTCAGAGTTCCGCTGAAGAATCCgcaaataaatataagaGGGCTTTGGAGAATTTTGTAATCCTATCGTATATTCTGATTTTCGGCTTCTATTTGTCcttggtttgtttttatgtaCTATTCTTCGTCTACAAGTTTCCTGTGAAAGCGCAAGTCCATTGGGGGCTTTTTGGCGGTTCGATTACATCTGTGATGCTGCTTCTAGCAG ATTCAATTgcaataaattcaataaattcaataaagtGTGAATTATTGATAGGCAATATGCTTGTCGCAGCATTCCATACAGTTGTTTTCGATGCCTTCTGTTTAGCCTCATCTTTTGGACTGAAGAAGTACGGaatgtttgaaaatttgaaccCCGCTGTTTACTGGTTGATTTTTATCACAATAAACACATtcttatttcttgttttgacGA CAAATCAAAAGGCACGCGAATGCATGAATTCAAATTTAGTAAACGGCATAAGCGGTTTAGCAAAGGGCATAAGCGGTCTAGCAAATGCTTTGTCTTGTACTTTTG aaaaatttaatGCTCAAGATGAGAGACATTCgaacgaagaaatcgaaCTTCAACCTCTTGATGACCAAAGAACTGAATTTTGA
- the psf1 gene encoding GINS complex subunit Psf1 codes for MENGLGNQSNRLIQDSRRTLYLDYLPPYQTDTVNEVVREIRTAERESLGILQALTNGGEVVFNPMEHPSKAASLLMFHTSNLYNKRCLMAYHNLRLRCIRQYCWSGGKRMEACIDTSLNQAEQEYLFRYSELVAAYKGPWVDLDLTGSVVPPKNLFIDVRVLKDVGDIETEFGTISLTKNSQLYIRATDVERLIAQGYLARLS; via the coding sequence atggaaaatggGCTAGGAAATCAGTCGAACAGGCTCATTCAAGATTCGAGACGTACCTTATATTTGGATTACCTTCCTCCGTATCAAACAGACACTGTTAATGAAGTTGTGCGAGAAATTCGAACAGCAGAGCGGGAGTCGCTGGGAATTTTACAGGCGCTTACGAATGGAGGAGAAGTGGTTTTTAACCCTATGGAACATCCTTCTAAGGCAGCGTCTTTGCTCATGTTTCACACTTCCAATTTGTATAATAAAAGGTGCTTAATGGCATATCACAATCTCCGGCTTCGATGTATACGACAATATTGCTGGAGTGGTGGAAAGCGAATGGAAGCTTGCATAGATACTTCTTTGAATCAGGCGGAACAGGAATATTTGTTTCGGTACTCAGAACTAGTTGCTGCATACAAAGGACCATGGGTAGATTTGGACTTAACAGGGTCGGTAGTGCCTCCAaagaatttgtttattgatGTTCGTGTTTTAAAAGATGTAGGCGACATCGAGACGGAGTTTGGAACCATTAGTCTCACAAAGAATTCGCAGCTATACATTCGAGCTACAGATGTTGAACGTTTAATTGCACAGGGTTATCTTGCTAGACTTTCttag
- the ppk32 gene encoding serine/threonine protein kinase Ppk32: MFANAIRFVSNTKKIKHDYYIDKESPIYVGPWTVYPATKRGTDIEVSVFSFEKRILSTILRNATVNTSLKENFILEVLRRDVSSLSRLRHPSLLQVVEPLEESRSRLTFVTKRIQSSLADVICMSTPISGNSSDADNPFALDEIEVQKGLLQIINGIMFLQDSAKILHLNIQPRSVVIDSKGDWKLCGFGFCQSLESPRYELMDFDVSTPSSLQQCLDFLAPEYVLHEIVGPENDVFSLGCLVYAVFNRGKSVLSAKNHLLTYEREVKNLNDRLNFCVENIESHSLRSLLLKLLSPNPKSRANVFSMESADYFTNGSISALRFLEAFPEKLQSEKVVFLESLVNKFPEISYRVQSQKILPTLLDFLNDQEIVAPLLSCIFQISKSLDPSLFSNKVFPNLLPLLTSFPKNPEKPLLIILQSIDCFKAKLPRSTFNEKVLPFVYACLEQPYANIQLSAVEVFHSVLDMLDQKIVKSAICPKLYQCFSVTKQLEVKVSILECFHVFIDAKLLDSFAILEKLLPLLEKVKTRVSAVVMAMLKVYVDIGRVIPEESVHELVMPRLWVLSASSELSVQEYTHFMREIRKLSDYIQTEHKKKLRSSPSSSPYDHSIYNAKTLNNPVANNQSSRMQEQTLPSTRPPSNMKTSSFPSPATLNMAGKNHTSAVSFPPLVPTEMNESAIHQNDAKNGDSLSDLGAWKSLL; encoded by the exons ATGTTTGCCAATGCGATCCGTTTTG TATCCAAtactaaaaaaataaagcatgATTATTATATAGATAAGGAAAGTCCCATTTATGTAGGACCTTGGACAGTGTATCCTGCTACAAAACGAGGTACCGATATTGAGGTATCGGTCttctcttttgaaaagcgAATCCTATCAACGATCCTAAGAAATGCGACCGTAAATACTAgcttgaaagaaaattttattcttgaAGTTCTACGACGTGATGTTAGTTCTCTATCAAGGCTTCGTCACCCTTCACTTCTTCAGGTTGTGGAACCATTAGAGGAATCAAGGTCAAGACTAACATTTGTAACCAAAAGAATACAGTCGTCTCTTGCCGACGTTATCTGTATGTCTACCCCAATTAGTGGTAATTCAAGCGACGCCGATAATCCTTTTGCtttggatgaaattgaagttCAAAAAGGTCTATTGCAGATTATAAATGGTATCATGTTTTTACAAGATTCCGCAAAGATATTGCACCTAAATATACAACCACGTTCTGTTGTTATCGATTCAAAGGGTGACTGGAAACTTTGCGGCTTTGGTTTCTGTCAGTCACTTGAATCCCCTCGTTATGAGTTAATGGATTTCGACGTTTCGactccttcttctttgcagCAATGTTTGGATTTTTTAGCTCCCGAGTACGTTTTGCATGAAATCGTTGGTCCTGAAAACGatgttttttctcttggATGTCTTGTTTATGCAGTGTTTAATAGAGGAAAAAGCGTATTAAGTGCGAAGAACCATCTCTTAACTTATGAAAGGGAAGTtaagaatttgaatgatCGGCTTAATTTCTGTGTAGAGAATATCGAATCGCATTCCTTACGCTCTTTACTACTAAAATTACTGTCTCCAAACCCGAAAAGTAGAGCAAATGTTTTCTCTATGGAATCGGCAGATTACTTCACGAATGGAAGCATATCAGCATTGAGGTTTTTAGAAGCTTTTCCCGAAAAATTACAATCCGAGAAGGttgttttccttgaatctttggtaaacaaattCCCTGAGATAAGTTATCGGGTACAATCGCAGAAGATTTTGCCCactcttttggattttttgaacgATCAAGAGATAGTTGCACCCCTTCTGTCTTGCATCTTCCAAATATCCAAATCCCTTGATCCTTCCTTGTTTAGCAATAAAGTTTTTCCAAACCTCTTGCCTTTGCTTACTTCCTTCCCAAAAAATCCCGAGAAACCTCTTTTAATAATTCTGCAATCTATCGACTGCTTCAAGGCCAAACTACCCCGCTCAACATTTAATGAGAAGGTGTtgccttttgtttatgcaTGTCTTGAGCAACCTTATGCAAATATTCAGTTATCTGCCGTTGAGGTCTTCCATTCTGTTTTAGATATGCTAGACCAAAAGATTGTAAAATCAGCGATATGTCCAAAATTATACCAATGTTTTTCAGTCACCAAGCAATTAGAAGTGAAGGTTTCTATCTTGGAATGCtttcatgtttttattGATGCGAAGCTGCTGGACTCGTTTGCAATTTTAGAGAAACTGTTACCTTTGCTAGAAAAAGTCAAGACACGGGTTTCTGCTGTAGTGATGGCTATGCTGAAAGTGTATGTTGATATCGGACGAGTAATTCCAGAGGAATCTGTTCATGAACTGGTAATGCCGAGGCTTTGGGTATTAAGTGCATCATCTGAATTGAGCGTTCAAGAATACACGCACTTTATGAGGGAAATTCGGAAGTTGAGTGACTATATTCAAACAGaacacaaaaagaagctacGCTCTAGTCCCTCGTCTTCTCCTTATGACCATTCTATATATAATGCCAAGACTTTGAATAATCCAGTTGCTAATAACCAGTCTTCCCGCATGCAAGAACAAACTCTGCCTTCTACGCGGCCACCTTCAAATATGAAAACTTCGTCCTTTCCCTCACCTGCAACTTTAAATATGGCAGGTAAGAACCACACTTCTGCCGTGTCTTTTCCTCCCCTTGTACCTACCGAAATGAATGAAAGCGCTATTCACCAAAATGATGCTAAGAATGGTGACTCTCTTAGTGATTTGGGGGCGTGGAAAAGTCTACTTTAA
- the ell1 gene encoding RNA polymerase II transcription elongation factor Ell1 — MIRQKSIRDALPVTVDGTEEESPLLMSVQLPKEFLENYLAGTLENIHLNCTDSGVSVITGGRSYTCNSIPETAPHEVYRLNESRSLHLVGRVYQRLQLRREFDSRMAERVKSRTKEAQKEKEEKRIVTLHDTAAKSTQNSQKPKTHRLIQKQPHRPLNSSPFSKPSAHNSLSSSVTTRSSSPPAHVGSSSDYPASSSSSSLKSRLDLRSRVVQLLAVAAEEEDVLLQRTKALPAELRSLLPDIARKNQLGKWELFPKVYKDIRVYDWRPYSVADRRTVIQRATSAFNELGLPQDAPERLSLGSGKKSANPLSKHNVDKRMLSNHAPTSSVLAPSFVDTNLPSSTSSHPLLSNNSHSHHQKFPKSSSSTDSPPSSLQHKVSTNLSRTGSESSAVSLSDPGNMSTPVSDIPSPTSSANYSNLSSPQGKRKTYSPSYSQASARTGIHSSGDVSDTFNQHQKQEQNISKPKKRRQQRYTTEEIKALALRFRETYPQYKKLYQKVASFYNNNETENPNFSSLQDELISLHSQLKSWKNTLYAASDDLPI, encoded by the exons ATGATTAGACAAAAAAGCATCCGTGATGCTCTTCCTGTAACAGTGGATGGAACAGAGGAGGAATCCCCCCTGCTAATGTCAGTGCAGTTGCCAAAGGAGTTTCTTGAAAATTATCTTGCAGGAACCTTGGAAAATATTCATCTAAACTGCACTGATTCCGGCGTA tCCGTCATAACCGGAGGAAGGTCTTACACCTGTAATTCGATTCCAGAAACGGCACCTCATGAAGTGTATAGATTGAATGAATCTCGATCTCTCCATCTTGTGGGCCGAGTATATCAACGTCTCCAATTGCGTCGAGAATTTGATAGCCGTATGGCAGAACGAGTGAAGAGTagaacaaaagaagcgcaaaaagaaaaagaagaaaaaag AATTGTTACCCTTCATGATACGGCTGCAAAGTCTACCCAAAACTctcaaaaaccaaaaacgcATCGATTAATTCAAAAGCAGCCCCACCGTCCCCTAAATTCAtctcctttttcaaaaccatCCGCTCACAATAGTTTGTCTTCATCAGTCACAACTCGCTCATCATCTCCACCTGCACACGTTGGATCGTCCTCTGATTACCCAGCAtcctcctcttcttcatctttgaAAAGTCGTTTGGATCTTCGTTCCAGGGTTGTTCAATTGTTAGCTGTCGCCGCAGAAGAGGAGGATGTCCTTTTGCAACGCACGAAAGCTCTACCTGCTGAGTTACGTTCTTTACTGCCAGATATTGCTCGGAAAAACCAACTAGGAAAGTGGGAGTTGTTTCCAAAGGTTTATAAAGACATCAGAGTGTACGACTGGCGGCCTTACAGTGTTGCTGATCGGCGCACTGTAATCCAGCGGGCTACTTCTGCCTTTAATGAATTAGGTCTACCACAGGATGCGCCAGAGCGTCTATCCCTAGGTTCAGGTAAAAAGTCAGCAAATCCGCTGTCAAAACACAATGTCGATAAAAGAATGCTATCTAATCATGCTCCTACTTCATCGGTCTTGGCTCCCTCCTTTGTGGACACTAATTTACCTTCTTCTACCTCTTCACACCCATTGTTAAGCAACAACTCACATTCTCATCACcaaaaatttccaaaatctTCCTCGTCGACTGATTCACCTCCGTCTTCTCTCCAACATAAAGTTTCAACCAATTTGTCTCGCACTGGTTCAGAAAGCTCAGCTGTCTCTTTAAGTGATCCAGGGAACATGAGCACTCCTGTCTCTGATATACCTTCACCTACTTCTTCCGCTAATTATTCAAATTTGTCGTCTCCTCAAGGTAAGCGAAAAACATATTCTCCGTCTTATAGTCAAGCCAGTGCTCGCACGGGCATTCATTCGTCCGGTGATGTGTCAGACACCTTTAACCAGcaccaaaaacaagaacaaaatatatcaaagccaaaaaaacGAAGACAGCAACGATACACTACGGAGGAAATAAAGGCATTAGCATTGCGTTTTCGGGAAACGTATCCTCagtataaaaaattataccAAAAAGTTGCATCCTTTTACAATAATAACGAAACGGAAAATCCTAATTTTTCATCGTTGCAAGATGAACTGATTTCACTGCATTCTCAGCTTAAAAGCTGGAAAAATACTCTATACGCTGCGTCCGATGATCTGCCAATATAG
- the alp5 gene encoding actin-like protein Arp4, with translation MSGNAFYGGDEVSAIVIDPGSKWTRIGFSGEDIPKCVLPSNYGEFENGRRLFGEEYIYQPHKGMEIKRSISNGWIQHWDATLDLWQYALKERLKTDPVEHPILVTEPFDNPSENRVKTLEMVFESLGSPATYLARQETCAAFASGKGTACLIDVGYDRASVSAIHDGFVLQKPYNVQQFAGAALDEIIAGTLGQKGYETTPKYLVRSKHPVGIGEPPKYERANVEATESFHRFQLERVYDEWKEECALTSDVPFDSNGTIIDSEFEFPDGARVVFGADRYQIPERLFKPSEDTTMDEQDDENENGKDEDKDEDEDDEEKKGTNNQVTKGTLGLSQLFQNCISECDVDIRNSLFNNIVVCGGTSLLQGFSFRLQNDLSKIYPGNRLKIHASGHIIERSYASWLGGSILSSLGTFHQLWISRQEYDEHGADRLALIEKRCK, from the coding sequence atgagCGGTAATGCCTTTTATGGAGGAGATGAAGTTTCAGCTATTGTCATAGATCCTGGAAGCAAATGGACGAGAATTGGGTTTTCTGGAGAGGATATACCAAAATGCGTTTTGCCAAGTAATTATGgcgaatttgaaaatggaagaagacTTTTTGGCGAGgaatatatatatcaaCCTCATAAAGGGATGGAAATTAAAAGGTCTATCTCCAATGGATGGATTCAACATTGGGATGCCACTCTGGATCTTTGGCAGTATGCGCTGAAGGAACGATTAAAAACTGACCCAGTAGAGCATCCAATCCTAGTCACTGAGCCATTCGATAATCCCTCCGAAAACCGAGTCAAAACTTTGGAAATGGTATTTGAATCTTTGGGTAGTCCAGCTACGTACTTAGCGCGGCAAGAAACATGTGCTGCCTTTGCCAGTGGAAAAGGTACAGCTTGTTTAATAGATGTTGGATATGACAGAGCTTCTGTTTCTGCTATTCATGATGGGTTTGTCCTTCAAAAACCTTACAACGTACAGCAATTTGCTGGTGCTGCTTTAGATGAAATTATTGCGGGCACTCTAGGACAAAAGGGTTACGAAACAACTCCTAAATACCTTGTTCGCAGTAAGCATCCCGTAGGGATTGGCGAACCTCCAAAATATGAGCGCGCTAACGTTGAGGCTACAGAATCATTCCATCGTTTTCAACTAGAAAGAGTGTACGATGaatggaaagaagaatgtGCTTTGACATCCGATGTTCCTTTTGATTCGAACGGTACCATAATTGATTcagaatttgaatttccAGATGGCGCTAGAGTAGTGTTTGGGGCCGATCGCTACCAAATTCCAGAACGCTTATTCAAACCCTCTGAAGATACGACAATGGACGAGcaagatgatgaaaatgaaaatggaaaGGATGAGGATAAGGATGAGGACGAGGATgatgaagagaaaaagggtACGAACAATCAAGTAACGAAAGGCACTCTTGGTTTATCTCAATTGTTCCAAAACTGCATTTCTGAATGCGATGTTGATATCCGGAATTCCTTATTTAACAATATTGTCGTTTGTGGCGGGACAAGTTTACTGCaaggattttcttttcgtttgcaAAACGATTTATCTAAAATATATCCTGGTAATCGTTTAAAGATACACGCTTCTGGTCATATTATTGAACGTAGCTACGCTTCATGGTTAGGAGGATCTATCCTTAGTAGTTTGGGAACTTTCCATCAATTATGGATTTCTAGACAAGAATACGATGAGCATGGAGCTGATCGTCTGGCTTTGATTGAAAAGCGATGTAAATGa
- a CDS encoding circularly permuted 1,3-beta-glucanase produces MFAKSLLSSFCFLAVAVLQVSADGCSQDNGYYYCNQASEVEFKGVGFSSSYNKVTSMNPESCECTSTPQSFGGALAPFDEELSFHFRGPVQLKRFAVYYPDSDNALSSLKKRSNHNHKKAVANEGGALKKRDDPAEITSTVYETILRTAYINADGSPATSAPEAFPASTVTGNGPAPTSSSSSSSSLGSNGLSISAPNEIGKGLAASSFVTSSTSAPPTSASSASSAPTSSPSSSGSSDWVRSSYYDSESSTSDNIVFMNNMGGTAGSGVWSYCFGNSISYAAANGVDGASSPQVLADTMLKSDKEVSIWSANKCDGDDCGYYLSGIPAYHGFSGTKVVLMEFNMPHDDSTNFINDMPAIWALNAQVPRTLQYGKRECSCWDSGCGEFDIFEVLNAGNEKMVSTIHSKQGSQNGAGGGGGSSDYFTRPTGSTMIGAVVFDTSSSAVYVIDVTKNGVNFDQTYSASDVAGWLKSGSTVVQLS; encoded by the coding sequence ATGTTTGCCAAATCTTTGTTGTCttccttttgcttccttGCCGTTGCCGTCTTGCAAGTTTCGGCTGATGGCTGCTCTCAAGACAATGGCTATTACTACTGCAACCAAGCTTCTGAAGTTGAATTCAAGGGCGTTGGTTTCTCATCTTCTTACAACAAAGTTACCAGTATGAACCCTGAAAGCTGTGAATGTACTAGTACCCCTCAATCTTTCGGTGGTGCTTTGGCTCCTTTCGACGAAGAGCTTTCTTTCCATTTCCGTGGTCCCGTTCAGTTAAAGCGCTTCGCCGTTTATTATCCCGACTCAGACAATGCTTTGTCTTCCCTCAAGAAACGCAGCAACCACAACCATAAAAAGGCTGTCGCTAACGAAGGCGGTGCTCTCAAGAAGCGTGATGATCCCGCTGAAATAACCAGTACCGTTTATGAAACCATCCTTCGTACTGCCTATATTAATGCGGACGGCTCGCCCGCCACTTCAGCCCCTGAAGCTTTCCCTGCTTCTACAGTCACTGGTAACGGTCCTGCCCCCACCAGTTCTTCAAGCAGCTCCTCCTCATTGGGAAGTAATGGTCTCAGCATTTCTGCCCCTAACGAAATCGGTAAGGGATTGGCTGCTTCCAGCTTCGTTACCTCTTCCACTTCTGCTCCTCCTACATCTGCCTCTTCTGCATCTTCTGCTCCTACTTCCTCCCCATCTTCCTCTGGCTCCTCCGACTGGGTTCGTTCTTCTTACTATGACTCTGAATCTTCCACCTCGGATAACATTGTGTTCATGAATAATATGGGTGGTACCGCAGGCAGTGGTGTCTGGTCCTATTGCTTTGGTAACTCTATCTCCTATGCTGCTGCCAATGGCGTTGACGGTGCCTCTTCTCCTCAAGTCCTTGCGGATACCATGCTCAAGTCTGACAAGGAAGTTTCCATCTGGAGCGCAAACAAGTGCGATGGCGATGACTGTGGCTATTATCTTTCTGGAATTCCCGCTTATCATGGATTCTCTGGTACTAAGGTTGTTCTGATGGAATTCAACATGCCTCACGATGATTCCACTAATTTCATTAACGACATGCCTGCTATCTGGGCTTTGAATGCTCAAGTTCCCCGTACCTTGCAATATGGTAAGAGAGAGTGCTCTTGCTGGGACTCTGGTTGCGGTGAATTTGATATCTTTGAAGTCTTAAATGCCGGTAATGAGAAGATGGTTTCCACTATTCACAGCAAGCAAGGCAGCCAAAACGGTGctggtggtggtggtggCTCTAGCGACTACTTTACCCGTCCCACCGGTTCTACCATGATTGGTGCTGTTGTCTTTgatacttcttcttcagcagTTTATGTTATTGATGTCACCAAGAACGGTGTTAACTTTGATCAAACCTACTCTGCTTCTGATGTTGCTGGCTGGTTGAAATCTGGTTCTACCGTTGTTCAACTTTCATAA